In one Aphelocoma coerulescens isolate FSJ_1873_10779 chromosome 20, UR_Acoe_1.0, whole genome shotgun sequence genomic region, the following are encoded:
- the PCMTD2 gene encoding protein-L-isoaspartate O-methyltransferase domain-containing protein 2: MGGAVSAGEDNDELIDNLKEAQYIRTELVEQAFRAIDRADYYLEEFKDNAYKDLAWKHGNIHLSAPCIYSEVMEALDLQPGLSFLNLGSGTGYLSSMVGLILGPFGVNHGVELHSDVIEYAKQKLDFFIKTSDSFDKFEFCEPSFVTGNCLEISPDCTQYDRVYCGAGVQKEHEDYMKNLLKVGGILVMPLEEKLTKITRTGPSAWETKKILAVSFAPLIQPNHADSGKSKLVHLPPVAVRSLQDLARIAIRGTIKKIIHQEALSRAGNGLKNPPRFKRRRVRRRRMETIVFLDKEVFASHISNPSDDNNNSEDIEEERPEEEETKPSELKPDPPVNFLREKVLSLPLPDPLKYYLLYYREK; this comes from the exons ATGGGAGGCGCAGTGAGTGCGGGAGAGGATAACGATGAATTAATTGATAACCTGAAGGAGGCCCAATACATCAGGACAGAGCTGGTGGAACAGGCATTCCGAGCCATTGATCGGGCAGATTACTACCTGGAAGAGTTCAAAGACAATGCTTACAAGGACTTGGCATGGAAGCATGGAAATATTCATCTCTCAGCACCGTGCATTTACTCGGAGGTGATGGAAGCTTTGGAcctgcagccagggctgtcGTTTCTGAACCTTGGCAGTGGCACTGGTTATCTGAGTTCTATGGTTGGACTCATCCTGG GTCCTTTTGGTGTTAACCATGGTGTGGAGCTTCACTCTGATGTGATCGAGTACGCGAAGCAGAAATTGGactttttcattaaaacaagTGACAGCTTTGACAA gtttgaatttTGTGAGCCATCCTTTGTCACTGGCAATTGTTTAGAGATTTCTCCAGACTGCACTCAGTATGACCGTGTTTACTGTGGTGCTGGAGTCCAGAAGGAGCACGAGGACTACATGAAGAACCTGTTGAAAGTTGGGGGAATTCTTGTCATGCCTCTAGAAGAGAAG TTGACTAAGATAACTCGGACTGGTCCTTCTGCCTGGGAGACGAAGAAGATTCTTGCTGTTTCTTTTGCTCCTTTGATTCAGCCAAACCATGCAGATTCAGGAAAATCAAAGCTCGTTCACTTGC CCCCCGTGGCCGTTCGCAGCCTGCAGGACCTGGCTCGCATCGCCATCCGCGGCACCATCAAGAAAATCATCCATCAGGAGGcgctgagcagagctgggaacgGGCTGAAGAACCCCCCCAGGTTCAAACGGAGGCGGGTCCGGCGCCGGCGCATGGAAACCATCGTGTTCCTGGACAAGGAGGTGTTCGCCAGCCACATCTCCAACCCCTCGGACGACAACAACAACAGCGAGGACATCGAGGaggagaggccagaggaggaggaaaccaAACCCTCTGAACTAAAGCCAGACCCTCCTGTAAACTTTTTGAGAGAAAAGGTCTTGAGCCTGCCTTTGCCCGATCCCTTGAAGTATTACTTGCTTTATTACAGGGAAAAGTAG